In Euphorbia lathyris chromosome 10, ddEupLath1.1, whole genome shotgun sequence, a single genomic region encodes these proteins:
- the LOC136208999 gene encoding uncharacterized protein isoform X1: MYGSRGAMLGSGGVSDGYDVGSKRPRMMESNPYFAVSSGASGFPPYGYGGGFQPAPFPVVRLRGLPFNCTDIDIFKFFAGLDIVDVLLVNKNGRFTGEAFVVFSGSMQVEFALQRDRQNMGRRYVEVFRCKRQDYYNAVSAEVNYEGIYDSDYHGSPPPVKKTKRVSEKEQMEYSEILKMRGLPFSAKKPDIIDFFKDYKLVEERVHIACRPDGKATGEAYVEFVSTEEAKRAMSKDKMTIGSRYVELFPSTPDEARRAESRSRQ, from the coding sequence GGCAATGTTGGGAAGCGGGGGGGTTTCGGATGGGTACGATGTCGGCTCAAAGAGACCAAGAATGATGGAATCAAATCCCTACTTCGCAGTGAGCAGTGGCGCAAGTGGCTTTCCACCCTATGGCTATGGAGGTGGCTTTCAGCCTGCTCCATTTCCTGTAGTTCGTCTGAGGGGGCTTCCTTTCAACTGCACAGATATTGACATCTTCAAGTTCTTTGCGGGGCTGGACATTGTGGATGTACTGCTGGTCAATAAGAATGGGCGCTTCACAGGAGAAGCTTTTGTTGTCTTTTCAGGATCTATGCAAGTCGAGTTTGCGTTACAGAGAGATCGACAGAACATGGGGCGTAGATATGTTGAAGTCTTTAGGTGCAAGAGACAGGATTATTACAATGCTGTTTCTGCAGAGGTGAATTACGAAGGAATCTACGACTCTGATTACCATGGAAGTCCTCCTCCAGTCAAAAAAACAAAGAGGGTCAGTGAGAAAGAACAAATGGAATACAGTGAAATTTTGAAGATGCGAGGTCTCCCTTTCTCCGCAAAGAAACCtgatataattgattttttcaaAGATTACAAGCTGGTTGAAGAGAGGGTACACATTGCATGCCGTCCTGACGGAAAAGCTACTGGAGAGGCATATGTGGAGTTTGTTTCTACTGAGGAAGCTAAAAGAGCTATGAGCAAGGATAAGATGACAATCGGTTCAAGGTACGTGGAGTTGTTTCCATCTACACCCGATGAAGCTAGAAGAGCCGAGTCAAGGTCACGACAATGA
- the LOC136208999 gene encoding uncharacterized protein isoform X2 — MQVEFALQRDRQNMGRRYVEVFRCKRQDYYNAVSAEVNYEGIYDSDYHGSPPPVKKTKRVSEKEQMEYSEILKMRGLPFSAKKPDIIDFFKDYKLVEERVHIACRPDGKATGEAYVEFVSTEEAKRAMSKDKMTIGSRYVELFPSTPDEARRAESRSRQ, encoded by the coding sequence ATGCAAGTCGAGTTTGCGTTACAGAGAGATCGACAGAACATGGGGCGTAGATATGTTGAAGTCTTTAGGTGCAAGAGACAGGATTATTACAATGCTGTTTCTGCAGAGGTGAATTACGAAGGAATCTACGACTCTGATTACCATGGAAGTCCTCCTCCAGTCAAAAAAACAAAGAGGGTCAGTGAGAAAGAACAAATGGAATACAGTGAAATTTTGAAGATGCGAGGTCTCCCTTTCTCCGCAAAGAAACCtgatataattgattttttcaaAGATTACAAGCTGGTTGAAGAGAGGGTACACATTGCATGCCGTCCTGACGGAAAAGCTACTGGAGAGGCATATGTGGAGTTTGTTTCTACTGAGGAAGCTAAAAGAGCTATGAGCAAGGATAAGATGACAATCGGTTCAAGGTACGTGGAGTTGTTTCCATCTACACCCGATGAAGCTAGAAGAGCCGAGTCAAGGTCACGACAATGA